Proteins from a single region of Candidatus Thermoplasmatota archaeon:
- the uvrA gene encoding excinuclease ABC subunit UvrA — MKDQIVIRGAREHNLKNIDVTLPRNELVVITGLSGSGKSSLAFDTLYAEGQRRYVESLSAYARQFLGQMEKPDVDSIEGLSPAISIDQKTTSKNPRSTVGTITEIYDYLRVLFANTGIPHCPNDGTVIEKQTAEQIVDRLLALPEGTKLQVLAPVVKDRKGEYKKLILDLKSKGYQRLRVDGAFGTVDDDWKMARYEKHSIDVVLDRLVSKKGDDAFRTRLTDAVEQALKLGEGQLSVVADKEELVLSEKLACVKCGFSMPEIAPRNFSFNGPHGACPDCTGLGFNLEVDPGVVIVDAGKSLSNGALHGTVLSSSPWILKELQWVAKHYGFDLRTPWKLMTERQRNAVLYGSKEDISMRFTSKTGSFTWEGTERFEGIVARLERYYKDTESEGKREKIQALMATKPCKGCKGSRLKREVLGVTVHDRSIADLCAVPVGRLVDWFNGMESRLTDRERLISREVVKEIRARLRFMVDVGLDYLTLDRASATLSGGEAQRIRLATQIGSGLVGVLYILDEPSIGLHQRDNQRLIRSLKGLQDLGNTLIVVEHDEEMIRAADYVLDLGPGAGEAGGHVVAHGTPAEVESNPKSLTGAYLSGREAIEVPKERRPGNGKALVVRAPSENNLKGEDVELPLGRFVCVTGVSGSGKSTLVNDILYKALARQFYGSTEHPGAHKGLEGVDEIDKVIIIDQSPIGRTPRSIPATYTGVFTHIRELFSATPDAKTRGYDPGRFSFNKAGGRCEACEGDGMVQIEMHFLADVYVHCDVCKGARYNRETLEVKYKGKTIKDVLDMSIEEALAFFENVPHVARSLQTLHDVGLGYMRLGQSSTTLSGGEAQRVKLATELQKRATGRTLYILDEPTTGLHFADIRRLLEVLNRLADTGNTVLVIEHNLDVIKCADWIVDLGPEGGEKGGHVVAAGTPEALAATPGSYTGQFLKPLLAPRRVAPVAKIPKTRARKR; from the coding sequence ATGAAGGATCAGATCGTCATCCGTGGCGCGCGGGAGCACAACCTGAAGAACATCGACGTGACCCTGCCGCGCAACGAGCTTGTCGTCATCACCGGCCTTTCGGGATCCGGCAAGTCCTCCCTCGCGTTCGACACGCTCTACGCGGAAGGCCAGCGGCGCTACGTCGAGTCCCTCTCCGCCTACGCGCGCCAGTTCCTCGGCCAGATGGAGAAGCCCGACGTGGACTCCATCGAGGGCCTTTCGCCCGCCATCTCGATCGACCAGAAGACGACGTCGAAGAACCCGCGCTCGACCGTCGGCACGATCACGGAGATCTACGACTACCTGCGCGTGCTCTTCGCGAACACGGGCATCCCCCACTGCCCCAACGACGGCACGGTCATCGAGAAGCAGACCGCGGAGCAGATCGTCGACCGCCTTCTCGCGCTTCCCGAGGGAACGAAGCTGCAGGTCCTCGCGCCCGTCGTGAAGGACCGCAAGGGGGAGTACAAGAAGCTCATCCTCGACCTCAAGTCGAAGGGCTACCAGCGCCTGCGGGTCGACGGCGCCTTCGGGACCGTCGACGACGACTGGAAGATGGCGCGGTACGAGAAGCACTCGATCGACGTCGTGCTCGACCGCCTCGTCTCGAAAAAGGGAGACGACGCGTTCCGGACGCGCCTCACGGACGCCGTCGAGCAGGCCCTGAAGCTCGGCGAGGGCCAGCTCTCGGTCGTCGCGGACAAGGAGGAGTTGGTCCTCTCCGAGAAGCTCGCCTGCGTGAAGTGCGGCTTCTCGATGCCGGAGATCGCCCCGCGCAACTTCTCCTTCAACGGGCCGCACGGCGCGTGTCCCGACTGCACGGGCCTCGGCTTCAACCTCGAGGTGGACCCCGGCGTCGTCATCGTGGACGCCGGCAAGTCCCTCTCGAACGGCGCCCTCCACGGCACGGTCCTCTCCTCCTCGCCGTGGATCCTCAAGGAGCTCCAATGGGTCGCGAAGCACTACGGCTTCGACCTGCGCACGCCCTGGAAGCTCATGACGGAGCGCCAGCGCAACGCCGTCCTCTACGGCTCGAAGGAGGACATCTCGATGCGCTTCACTTCGAAGACCGGCTCCTTCACGTGGGAAGGAACGGAGCGTTTCGAAGGGATCGTCGCGCGTCTCGAGCGCTATTACAAGGACACCGAGAGCGAGGGCAAGCGCGAGAAGATCCAGGCGCTCATGGCGACGAAGCCCTGCAAGGGATGCAAGGGCTCGCGACTCAAGCGCGAGGTCCTCGGCGTCACGGTGCACGACCGGAGCATCGCGGACCTCTGCGCGGTTCCCGTCGGTCGTCTCGTCGACTGGTTCAACGGCATGGAGTCGCGGCTCACGGACCGCGAGCGGCTCATCAGCCGCGAGGTCGTGAAGGAGATCCGCGCCCGCCTGCGCTTCATGGTGGATGTCGGCCTCGATTACCTCACCCTCGACCGCGCCTCCGCGACGCTCTCGGGCGGGGAGGCGCAGCGGATCCGGCTCGCGACGCAGATCGGGTCCGGCCTCGTCGGCGTCCTCTACATCCTGGACGAGCCCTCGATCGGCCTCCATCAGCGCGACAACCAGCGCCTCATCCGCTCCCTCAAGGGATTGCAGGACCTCGGGAACACGCTCATCGTCGTCGAGCACGACGAGGAGATGATCCGGGCGGCGGACTACGTGCTCGACCTCGGCCCCGGCGCGGGCGAGGCGGGGGGCCACGTCGTCGCGCACGGGACGCCCGCCGAGGTCGAGTCGAATCCGAAGAGCCTCACGGGCGCGTACCTTTCGGGCCGCGAGGCGATCGAGGTCCCGAAGGAGCGCCGCCCCGGCAACGGGAAGGCGCTCGTCGTGCGCGCCCCGAGCGAGAACAACCTCAAGGGCGAGGACGTCGAGCTTCCCCTCGGGCGGTTCGTGTGCGTCACCGGCGTCTCGGGGTCCGGCAAGTCGACGCTCGTGAACGATATCCTCTACAAGGCGCTCGCGCGCCAGTTCTACGGCTCGACGGAGCATCCCGGCGCCCACAAGGGCCTCGAGGGCGTCGACGAGATCGACAAGGTCATCATCATCGACCAGTCGCCGATCGGCCGCACGCCGCGTTCGATCCCCGCCACCTACACGGGCGTGTTCACGCACATCCGCGAGCTGTTCTCCGCGACGCCGGACGCGAAGACGCGCGGCTACGATCCGGGGCGCTTCTCCTTCAACAAGGCGGGGGGCCGCTGCGAGGCGTGCGAGGGCGACGGGATGGTGCAGATCGAGATGCACTTCCTCGCCGACGTCTACGTGCACTGCGACGTCTGCAAGGGCGCCCGGTACAACCGCGAGACGCTCGAGGTGAAGTACAAGGGCAAGACGATCAAGGACGTCCTCGACATGAGCATCGAGGAAGCGCTCGCCTTCTTCGAGAACGTGCCGCACGTCGCGCGATCCCTCCAGACCCTCCACGACGTCGGGCTCGGGTACATGCGCCTCGGCCAGTCCTCGACGACGCTTTCGGGCGGCGAGGCGCAACGCGTGAAGCTCGCGACGGAGCTGCAGAAGCGCGCGACGGGCCGCACCCTCTACATCCTCGACGAGCCCACGACCGGCCTCCACTTCGCGGACATCCGGCGCCTCCTCGAGGTTCTGAACCGTCTCGCGGACACGGGGAACACCGTGCTCGTGATCGAGCACAACCTCGACGTGATCAAATGCGCGGACTGGATCGTCGACCTCGGGCCCGAGGGCGGCGAGAAGGGCGGTCACGTCGTCGCGGCCGGCACGCCGGAGGCGCTCGCCGCGACGCCGGGGTCCTACACGGGCCAGTTCCTGAAGCCGCTCCTCGCGCCGCGCCGCGTCGCGCCCGTCGCGAAGATCCCGAAGACGCGAGCCCGCAAGCGGTAG
- a CDS encoding lamin tail domain-containing protein, with translation MLKPTLLVVTALVTTAVAQAAAPLAPNHLVLNEVVANPLGTDLGNEWIEIYNPTPFDVDLAGWTVTDRDTGASGGTDGLSGIVPAFGHLVVTLKAPRLANTADDVALVAPDGLVVDEIAWGGTSGRAAAPEGHALARWHLLSPTGPALGSEDEWHVTATPTPGAANAAWTP, from the coding sequence ATGCTCAAGCCGACCCTCCTCGTGGTCACCGCGCTCGTCACGACCGCCGTCGCCCAGGCCGCCGCGCCCCTCGCGCCGAACCACCTCGTCCTGAACGAGGTCGTCGCGAACCCGCTCGGGACGGACCTCGGAAACGAGTGGATCGAGATCTACAATCCGACGCCGTTCGACGTGGACCTTGCCGGGTGGACCGTCACGGACCGCGACACGGGGGCCTCGGGCGGGACCGACGGGCTCTCCGGGATCGTGCCCGCCTTCGGCCACCTCGTCGTGACGCTCAAGGCGCCGCGCCTTGCGAACACGGCGGACGACGTCGCGCTCGTCGCGCCCGACGGGCTCGTCGTCGACGAGATCGCGTGGGGCGGAACCTCGGGCCGCGCCGCCGCGCCCGAAGGCCACGCGCTCGCGCGCTGGCACCTCCTTTCGCCGACCGGGCCCGCCCTCGGGAGCGAGGACGAGTGGCACGTCACCGCGACGCCCACCCCCGGCGCCGCGAACGCCGCCTGGACGCCGTGA
- a CDS encoding ligase-associated DNA damage response exonuclease, which produces MSDLLAPDERGLACPAGGFHVDPWRPVPVAVVTHAHADHARPGSGRYYATAASLPLLKRRLGPDADVVGLEAHESVRLGETRVSLHPAGHVLGSAQARVEGPDETWVVSGDYKLDPDPTCAPFEAVPCDVFVTESTFALPIYRWDPPERTGRELARWWESCRDDGRPALLFAYALGKAQRLLAMLGADRVWTHGAVETIVEAYREAGVDLPPTRRVADAPASERFAGELVLAPPSAHRSPWMRRFRGASTAFASGWMRVRGARRRVGYERGFALSDHADWRGLLAAVRATGARRVLATHGYADVLARHLAQTGLETGIVETRYEGEREAEA; this is translated from the coding sequence GTGAGCGATCTCCTCGCGCCCGACGAGCGCGGCCTCGCCTGCCCGGCGGGCGGCTTCCACGTCGATCCGTGGCGACCCGTCCCGGTCGCCGTCGTCACGCACGCGCACGCGGACCACGCGCGGCCCGGATCCGGCCGTTACTACGCGACGGCCGCCTCGCTGCCGCTCCTCAAGCGTCGCCTCGGCCCCGACGCCGACGTCGTCGGCCTCGAAGCGCACGAGAGCGTGCGCCTCGGCGAGACGCGCGTCTCGCTCCATCCCGCCGGTCACGTCCTCGGGTCCGCTCAGGCGCGCGTCGAGGGTCCGGACGAGACGTGGGTCGTCTCGGGCGACTACAAGCTCGATCCCGATCCCACGTGCGCGCCCTTCGAGGCCGTGCCCTGCGACGTGTTCGTGACGGAATCGACGTTCGCGCTCCCGATCTACCGCTGGGACCCGCCGGAGCGCACGGGTCGGGAGCTCGCGCGATGGTGGGAATCGTGCCGCGACGACGGCCGCCCCGCGCTCCTTTTCGCCTACGCGCTCGGGAAGGCTCAGAGGCTTCTTGCGATGCTCGGCGCGGACCGCGTGTGGACGCACGGGGCCGTCGAGACGATCGTGGAGGCCTACCGCGAGGCCGGGGTCGACCTCCCGCCGACGCGTCGCGTCGCCGACGCGCCGGCCTCCGAACGCTTCGCGGGCGAGCTCGTCCTCGCGCCGCCTTCCGCCCACAGGAGCCCGTGGATGCGTCGTTTCCGCGGCGCCTCGACGGCCTTCGCGAGCGGTTGGATGCGCGTCCGGGGAGCCCGTCGCCGCGTCGGGTACGAGCGCGGCTTCGCCCTCTCGGACCACGCGGATTGGCGCGGATTGCTCGCGGCCGTCCGGGCGACGGGCGCGCGCCGCGTGCTCGCGACGCACGGCTACGCGGACGTGCTCGCGCGCCACCTCGCGCAGACGGGGCTCGAGACGGGCATCGTCGAGACGCGCTACGAGGGCGAGCGGGAGGCCGAAGCGTGA
- a CDS encoding asparaginase translates to MVAVVEVRRGDAIESLHRVHLAVADATGRVVAGAGDAGFVTFARSVLKPLQALPLLRAPGFGKLGLEPREIAVAMASHSGEAGHVEAVRALLAKGGVEEERLACGAHAPYHAPTAARLGDGRALAIHNNCSGKHAAMLVACRLNGWSLEGYLDPAHPLERAIAEAVARYSGLRLDALRWGVDGCGAPNAALPLRSLATALARLGRVDAWRDAPPKDAEALAPLFAAWGGSPWHVAGTGRFDTDLMEASEGRLLAKAGGEGIEGVIDLETGRALVVKVEDGAWRAVPPAVVEACRQLAWLDPRALEVLGEWWRPAVPNHAGAIVGRLEPRLSVAEQAPALGGHGDPQLGR, encoded by the coding sequence GTGGTGGCCGTCGTCGAGGTCCGGCGCGGGGACGCGATCGAGAGCCTGCACCGCGTGCACCTCGCGGTCGCGGACGCGACGGGCCGGGTCGTGGCGGGCGCGGGCGACGCGGGTTTCGTGACGTTCGCCCGGAGCGTTCTCAAGCCTCTCCAGGCGCTGCCGCTCCTGCGCGCTCCCGGCTTCGGGAAGCTCGGCCTCGAGCCGCGGGAGATCGCGGTCGCGATGGCGAGCCACTCGGGCGAAGCCGGACACGTCGAGGCCGTCCGCGCGCTCCTCGCGAAAGGCGGCGTCGAGGAGGAGCGTCTCGCGTGCGGCGCCCACGCGCCGTACCACGCGCCGACGGCCGCGAGGCTCGGCGATGGACGCGCCCTCGCGATCCACAACAATTGCAGCGGGAAGCACGCGGCGATGCTCGTCGCCTGCCGCCTGAACGGGTGGAGCCTCGAGGGCTACCTCGATCCCGCCCATCCGCTCGAGCGCGCGATCGCCGAGGCCGTCGCGCGCTACTCGGGCCTCCGGCTCGACGCCCTTCGATGGGGCGTGGACGGCTGCGGCGCGCCGAACGCCGCGCTTCCCCTGCGGTCGCTTGCGACGGCCCTCGCGAGGCTCGGCCGCGTGGACGCCTGGCGCGACGCGCCCCCGAAAGACGCCGAAGCGCTCGCGCCGCTTTTTGCCGCGTGGGGCGGGTCGCCCTGGCACGTGGCGGGCACGGGACGCTTCGACACCGATCTCATGGAGGCCTCGGAGGGCCGGCTCCTCGCGAAGGCGGGCGGCGAGGGCATCGAGGGCGTCATCGACCTCGAGACCGGCCGCGCCCTCGTCGTAAAGGTGGAGGACGGCGCGTGGCGCGCCGTGCCGCCCGCCGTCGTCGAGGCCTGCCGCCAGCTCGCCTGGCTCGACCCCCGCGCCCTCGAGGTGCTCGGAGAATGGTGGCGCCCCGCCGTCCCGAACCATGCCGGCGCGATCGTGGGGCGTCTCGAACCCCGCCTTTCGGTCGCGGAGCAGGCTCCGGCGCTCGGCGGCCACGGCGACCCGCAGCTCGGACGCTAG
- a CDS encoding ATP-dependent DNA ligase has product MKRFAALYDTLDRTTSVNAKRKAVAAYVREAPPADAAWGVWFLSGRRLKRLVDRRTLRRAGLAASGLPPWLFDACHEEVGDLAETLALIAAGGDGSDDIPLSRWVEERLEPLASASAAEARRRLVAWWAGLAPREAFVLNKIVTGSFRVGVSETLVVRALADVAGAEPAAIARRIAGEWRPDAAFIAGLLAGEGAAQDPASPYPFFLAHPAPDDPSALGSVSDFLVEWKWDGIRAQVIRRAGAVHVWTRGDVLATARFPEIATAARTLPDGTVLDGEVLAWRGAGPLPFARLARRTGRERLTPAALAEAPVAFVAFDLLEDGGEDLRQHPLAERRRRLEARLADGPRALRVSPVLAVADWDHAAMLRRGARDRGAEGLMLKRSTSPYRAGRPRGDWWKWKVEPLTVDAVLVSSEPGSGRRAGLYTDHTFALVDGHRLVPVAKAYGGLTDAENVELDRWIRRHTRARHGPVRSVEPKLVFEIAFEGVQASSRHASGVAVRFPRIARWRRDKRPEDADPLERLVERLPEEPGRPETTLDRFL; this is encoded by the coding sequence GTGAAGCGCTTCGCGGCCCTCTACGACACGCTCGACCGGACGACGAGCGTGAACGCGAAACGGAAGGCCGTCGCGGCCTACGTGCGCGAGGCGCCGCCCGCGGACGCCGCGTGGGGCGTCTGGTTCCTCTCCGGTCGCCGGCTCAAGCGTCTCGTGGACCGGCGGACGCTGAGGCGCGCGGGCCTCGCCGCGTCGGGCCTTCCGCCCTGGCTCTTCGACGCCTGCCACGAGGAGGTCGGAGACCTCGCGGAGACGCTTGCGCTCATCGCGGCGGGAGGAGACGGGAGCGACGACATTCCCCTCTCCCGCTGGGTCGAGGAGCGGCTCGAGCCGCTCGCGAGCGCTTCCGCTGCCGAAGCGCGCCGGCGCCTCGTCGCGTGGTGGGCGGGCCTCGCGCCTCGCGAGGCGTTCGTCCTCAACAAGATCGTCACCGGCTCGTTCCGCGTCGGCGTCAGCGAGACCCTCGTCGTCCGGGCCCTCGCGGACGTCGCGGGCGCGGAGCCCGCGGCGATCGCGCGTCGCATCGCGGGCGAATGGCGGCCCGACGCGGCGTTCATCGCGGGTCTCCTCGCGGGCGAAGGCGCCGCGCAGGACCCCGCGAGCCCGTATCCGTTCTTCCTCGCGCACCCCGCCCCCGACGATCCGTCCGCGCTGGGATCGGTCTCCGACTTCCTCGTCGAATGGAAATGGGACGGCATCCGCGCGCAGGTCATCCGCCGCGCGGGCGCCGTCCACGTGTGGACGCGCGGGGACGTGCTCGCCACCGCGCGCTTTCCGGAGATCGCGACGGCCGCGCGCACGCTCCCCGACGGAACCGTCCTCGACGGCGAGGTGCTCGCCTGGCGCGGAGCGGGACCCCTGCCCTTCGCGCGCCTCGCGCGCCGGACCGGACGCGAGCGCCTCACGCCCGCGGCCCTCGCGGAGGCGCCAGTCGCCTTCGTCGCGTTCGACCTCCTCGAGGACGGGGGGGAGGACCTTCGCCAACACCCGCTCGCGGAGCGTCGTCGTCGGCTCGAGGCGCGCCTCGCGGACGGTCCGCGGGCGCTGCGCGTGTCGCCCGTCCTCGCGGTCGCGGACTGGGACCATGCCGCGATGCTGCGGCGCGGCGCGCGCGATCGAGGCGCGGAAGGCCTGATGCTGAAGCGTTCGACGTCGCCCTACCGCGCGGGTCGTCCGCGCGGCGATTGGTGGAAGTGGAAGGTCGAGCCCCTCACGGTGGACGCGGTCCTCGTGTCGAGCGAGCCCGGATCGGGCCGTCGCGCGGGCCTCTACACGGACCACACGTTCGCGCTCGTCGACGGCCACCGCCTCGTCCCGGTCGCGAAGGCGTACGGCGGCCTGACGGACGCCGAGAACGTGGAGCTCGACCGCTGGATCCGTCGGCACACGAGGGCCCGGCACGGCCCCGTGCGGTCGGTCGAGCCGAAGCTCGTCTTCGAGATCGCGTTCGAAGGCGTGCAGGCGAGCTCGCGCCACGCAAGCGGCGTCGCGGTGCGATTCCCGCGCATCGCGCGGTGGCGACGCGACAAGCGTCCCGAGGACGCGGACCCGCTCGAGCGTCTCGTCGAGCGTCTTCCCGAGGAGCCTGGCCGCCCCGAGACGACGCTCGACCGTTTCCTCTGA
- the uvrB gene encoding excinuclease ABC subunit UvrB — translation MSVFKLRSDYAPAGDQPKAIETLVEGMRAGERDLTLLGVTGSGKTFTMANVIQALGRPTLIVSHNKTLAAQLYEEMKAFFPENAVEYFVSYYDYYQPEAYVPSSDLYIAKEADINDEIEKLRHAATMALMTRRDVIIVASVSCIYGLGDPNEYREQRLVLEVKETWPRDEILRKLVAIQYQRNDQAPEWGSFRVRGDTIEVRSPDGETVVRIELFGDEVEALSRIHPITGAVVERLRSAVIQPGKHFVTPPDEMERITGTILAELEDRLAEMRRRGKLVEAQRLEQRTKYDVEMLREAGYCSGIENYTRHFTGRKVGEPPYTLLDYFPDGFLTILDESHVTVPQIRGMFNGDRARKETLVEHGFRLPSALDNRPLRFEEFRKRVTEILYVSATPGPYELEKSARVAEQVVRPTGLLDPEVQVRPSSGQVDDLLAEAKARVAAGERVLVTTLTKQMAEDLSQYYAAQGLKVRYLHSDIDTLERIDILEDLRRGTFDLLVGVNLLREGLDLPEVGLVAILDADKEGFLRSAGSLIQTIGRAARNVNGRVVLYADKETPSLAHAVSETRRRRALQEAYNREHGITPETIRKEIRRMRPRAEEIEVATIDLAKTSAKELEVVLDELEGKMRAAAKALDFEAAARYRDQIRALREKAQAAHSA, via the coding sequence GTGAGCGTCTTCAAGCTGCGTTCCGACTACGCGCCAGCGGGCGACCAGCCGAAGGCCATCGAGACGCTCGTGGAGGGAATGCGGGCGGGCGAACGCGACCTGACGCTTCTCGGCGTGACGGGATCGGGCAAGACGTTCACGATGGCGAACGTCATCCAGGCGCTCGGCCGCCCCACGCTCATCGTCTCGCACAACAAGACGCTCGCGGCGCAGCTCTACGAGGAGATGAAGGCGTTCTTCCCGGAGAACGCGGTCGAGTATTTCGTCTCCTATTACGACTACTACCAGCCCGAGGCGTACGTCCCCTCGAGCGACCTCTACATCGCGAAGGAAGCGGACATCAACGACGAGATCGAGAAGCTGCGGCACGCCGCCACGATGGCGCTCATGACGCGGCGGGACGTGATCATCGTCGCGTCCGTGTCCTGCATCTACGGCCTCGGCGACCCGAACGAGTACCGCGAGCAGCGCCTCGTGCTCGAGGTCAAAGAGACGTGGCCCCGCGACGAGATCCTGCGCAAGCTCGTCGCGATCCAGTACCAGCGCAACGACCAGGCGCCGGAGTGGGGCTCGTTCCGCGTGCGCGGCGACACGATCGAGGTGCGGTCGCCGGACGGCGAGACGGTGGTCCGCATCGAGCTTTTCGGCGACGAGGTCGAGGCGCTCTCGCGCATCCACCCGATCACGGGCGCGGTCGTCGAGCGCCTCCGCTCCGCGGTGATCCAGCCCGGCAAGCACTTCGTGACGCCGCCCGACGAGATGGAGCGCATCACGGGCACGATCCTCGCGGAGCTCGAGGACCGCCTCGCGGAGATGCGCCGGCGCGGGAAGCTCGTGGAGGCGCAGCGTCTCGAGCAGCGCACGAAGTACGACGTCGAGATGCTGCGCGAGGCCGGCTACTGCTCGGGCATCGAGAACTACACGCGCCACTTCACGGGCCGCAAGGTCGGCGAGCCGCCGTACACGCTCCTCGACTATTTCCCGGACGGATTCCTCACGATCCTCGACGAGAGCCACGTCACGGTGCCGCAGATCCGCGGCATGTTCAACGGCGACCGCGCCCGCAAGGAGACGCTCGTCGAGCACGGGTTCCGCCTGCCGTCCGCGCTCGACAACCGGCCGCTGCGGTTCGAGGAGTTCCGCAAGCGCGTGACCGAGATCCTCTACGTGAGCGCGACGCCGGGCCCGTACGAGCTCGAGAAGAGCGCGCGCGTCGCCGAGCAGGTCGTGCGCCCGACGGGTCTTCTCGACCCCGAGGTGCAGGTGCGGCCCTCGTCCGGCCAGGTGGACGACCTCCTCGCGGAGGCGAAGGCGCGCGTCGCGGCCGGCGAGCGCGTGCTCGTGACGACGCTCACGAAGCAGATGGCGGAGGACCTGTCGCAGTACTACGCGGCGCAGGGGCTCAAGGTGCGCTATCTCCACTCCGACATCGACACGCTCGAGCGCATCGACATCCTCGAGGATTTGCGGCGCGGCACGTTCGACCTCCTCGTCGGCGTGAACCTCCTGCGCGAGGGCCTCGACCTTCCCGAGGTGGGCCTCGTCGCGATCCTCGACGCGGACAAGGAGGGTTTCCTGCGCTCCGCGGGCTCCCTCATCCAGACGATCGGGCGCGCCGCGCGCAACGTGAACGGGCGCGTCGTGCTCTACGCGGACAAGGAGACGCCGTCGCTCGCGCACGCGGTCTCCGAGACGCGACGCCGCCGCGCGCTCCAGGAGGCGTACAACCGGGAGCACGGCATCACGCCCGAGACGATCCGCAAGGAAATCCGGCGCATGCGCCCGCGCGCCGAGGAGATCGAGGTCGCGACGATCGATCTCGCGAAGACGAGCGCGAAGGAGCTCGAGGTCGTCCTCGACGAGCTCGAGGGCAAGATGCGCGCCGCCGCCAAGGCGCTCGACTTCGAGGCCGCCGCGCGATACCGGGACCAGATCCGCGCCCTGCGAGAGAAGGCGCAGGCCGCCCATTCGGCGTGA
- the uvrC gene encoding excinuclease ABC subunit UvrC has protein sequence MIALDPADYPEEPGVYLFKDADGRVLYVGKSANLRARLSQYKPGEVEVRKEGLLARAATVDVILTATEKEALLLESALIKKEKPRYNVRLTDDKRYPYLHLTADDYPRIRVVRDVPPAGATFGPFPDAGAARKTLQVVREVFRIRDCKELIPGGCLSYQLALCWGPCIKEAAERRAKAPDKEPDLATSEPDAAYARAAADATRFLKGDTTAISRSLTREMEEASRSEAFERAALFRDRLRAVTSTLARQAVFSKSVDDFDAFVVVREGGLAVGVVTLSRGGRVVGQEHFFFRRGSADKPEAELVGEFVRRYYENLPAIPPTLVVEVVLPDAAAIEAVLAERRGGRVSIEAPHRGDKRRVLDLARKNAAFKLGSERLKRGEVEHAEELADLARALGLASPPKVIECFDISHLGGAGVVASLVVLVDGSPAKSRYRTFKVREDRNDDYAAMREVVERRYARVLKEASALPDLVLIDGGVGQLKAAKDALDALGLASLPVVALAKREEELWLPGRVRPVDLPRSAPGLQPAMRARDEAHRFALRYQRRLRAKALTQSALDGIEGVGPAKKRVLLAHFGSVEAVREAREEDLARVPGVSRALARRIREALGA, from the coding sequence GTGATCGCGCTCGACCCTGCCGACTACCCCGAGGAGCCGGGCGTCTACCTCTTCAAGGACGCCGACGGCAGGGTCCTCTACGTCGGGAAGTCGGCGAACCTCCGCGCGAGGCTTTCGCAATACAAGCCCGGGGAGGTCGAGGTCCGGAAGGAGGGTCTCCTCGCGCGCGCCGCGACGGTGGACGTCATCCTCACCGCGACGGAGAAGGAGGCGCTCCTCCTCGAAAGCGCGCTCATCAAGAAGGAAAAGCCGCGGTACAACGTGCGCCTCACCGACGACAAGCGGTACCCTTACCTCCATCTCACCGCGGACGACTACCCGCGCATCCGCGTCGTGCGCGACGTGCCGCCCGCGGGCGCGACCTTCGGCCCGTTCCCGGACGCGGGCGCGGCGCGCAAGACCCTGCAGGTCGTGCGCGAGGTCTTCCGCATCCGCGACTGCAAGGAGCTCATCCCCGGCGGGTGCCTATCGTATCAGCTCGCCCTCTGCTGGGGTCCCTGCATCAAGGAGGCCGCCGAGCGGCGGGCGAAGGCGCCCGACAAGGAGCCCGACCTCGCGACGAGCGAGCCCGACGCCGCCTACGCGCGCGCCGCGGCCGACGCGACGCGCTTCCTCAAGGGCGATACGACCGCCATCTCGAGGAGCCTCACGCGCGAGATGGAAGAGGCCTCGAGAAGCGAGGCCTTCGAGCGGGCCGCGCTCTTCCGGGACCGGCTGCGCGCCGTCACCTCGACGCTCGCGCGTCAAGCCGTCTTCTCGAAGTCGGTGGACGATTTCGACGCGTTCGTCGTCGTCCGCGAAGGAGGCCTCGCGGTGGGCGTCGTGACGCTCTCGCGCGGGGGGCGCGTCGTCGGACAGGAGCATTTCTTCTTTCGTCGGGGATCCGCCGACAAGCCCGAAGCCGAGCTCGTCGGCGAATTCGTCCGTCGCTACTACGAGAACCTTCCCGCGATCCCGCCGACGCTCGTCGTCGAGGTCGTCCTTCCGGACGCCGCGGCGATCGAGGCCGTGCTCGCGGAGCGACGCGGCGGGAGGGTCTCGATCGAAGCTCCGCACCGCGGGGACAAGCGCCGCGTCCTCGACCTCGCGCGCAAGAACGCCGCGTTCAAGCTCGGGTCCGAGCGCCTGAAGCGCGGCGAGGTGGAGCACGCGGAGGAGCTTGCGGACCTCGCGCGCGCCCTCGGCCTGGCCTCGCCGCCCAAGGTCATCGAGTGCTTCGACATCTCGCACCTTGGAGGCGCGGGCGTCGTCGCGAGCCTCGTGGTGCTCGTCGACGGATCGCCCGCGAAGAGCCGGTACCGGACGTTCAAGGTCCGCGAGGACAGGAACGACGACTACGCGGCGATGCGCGAGGTCGTGGAGCGCCGCTACGCGCGCGTCCTCAAGGAGGCGTCCGCGCTGCCCGACCTCGTGCTCATCGACGGCGGCGTCGGCCAGCTCAAGGCCGCGAAGGACGCGCTCGACGCCCTCGGGCTCGCCTCCCTCCCGGTCGTCGCGCTCGCGAAGCGCGAGGAGGAGCTGTGGCTCCCGGGACGCGTCAGGCCGGTCGATCTGCCGCGAAGCGCGCCGGGGCTCCAGCCCGCCATGCGGGCGCGCGACGAGGCCCACCGTTTCGCCCTCCGGTATCAGCGGCGCCTGCGCGCGAAGGCGCTCACGCAGAGCGCGCTCGACGGCATCGAGGGCGTGGGCCCCGCGAAGAAGCGCGTCCTCCTTGCGCACTTCGGGAGCGTCGAGGCCGTCCGGGAGGCCCGCGAGGAGGACCTCGCGCGCGTTCCTGGCGTGAGCCGCGCGCTCGCCCGCCGCATCCGCGAGGCGCTCGGGGCCTAG